One genomic segment of Aquipluma nitroreducens includes these proteins:
- a CDS encoding metallophosphoesterase family protein — translation MKLAIISDIHSNLEALETALQDIKTQNVTAIYCTGDLVGYGANPNEVIELLWQNKVKCLMGNHDYACLDQRTRDEMIRNGRESIDYTKRVLTPESFDLLRKLPGFICENGIYLTHGLPPVLFDEYLDMQNKNELIQAFLSFTEQVAFVGHTHLFEVVELTDSGKIEKYEFDFSELDLKPTSRYLISAGSVGQPRDDNREAGYLIYDSETHQVIKRTFQYNVELTIEKIKAARLPENNGRRLLKD, via the coding sequence ATGAAACTTGCTATTATCTCCGATATCCATTCCAATCTTGAAGCATTGGAAACAGCCCTACAAGATATTAAAACACAAAATGTGACAGCGATTTATTGCACTGGTGATTTGGTGGGCTATGGAGCCAATCCGAATGAAGTGATTGAATTACTCTGGCAAAATAAGGTGAAGTGCCTGATGGGAAACCACGACTATGCATGTTTGGATCAACGCACCAGAGATGAAATGATTCGAAACGGACGTGAGTCAATAGATTATACCAAACGGGTATTAACTCCGGAAAGCTTTGATTTATTGAGAAAATTACCCGGATTTATCTGTGAAAACGGGATTTACCTCACTCACGGACTGCCACCTGTATTGTTTGATGAATACCTAGATATGCAAAACAAAAATGAATTGATACAGGCATTTTTATCTTTCACAGAACAGGTGGCTTTTGTTGGGCACACTCATCTGTTCGAGGTGGTTGAGCTAACTGACAGCGGAAAGATCGAAAAGTACGAGTTTGATTTTTCTGAGCTTGATCTGAAGCCCACTAGTCGGTATCTAATTAGTGCGGGTAGTGTAGGCCAACCACGTGATGATAACCGAGAGGCTGGCTACCTGATTTATGATTCCGAAACTCATCAGGTTATTAAACGAACCTTCCAATACAATGTTGAATTAACCATTGAAAAGATCAAAGCTGCCAGATTGCCGGAGAACAATGGGAGGAGATTGCTAAAAGACTGA
- a CDS encoding tyrosine-type recombinase/integrase, which yields MNKTSDYLEYDVALNKGLKLLNDKKMCVIGFYIIFSINTGLRISDIMKLKHSDISDDKLFLKEKKTKKAREIFLNKVVKSSYESMLATLDFKNVNIDENYIFISQKGTTFRTQSINVILKTLFNTKRLQISSHSLRKAFARKVYENMNESENALVLLSDIFNHSNIAITRRYLGIRQETIDNIYLTLE from the coding sequence ATGAATAAAACAAGTGATTACCTAGAGTACGACGTGGCTTTGAACAAAGGTCTAAAATTACTAAACGACAAAAAAATGTGTGTAATTGGATTTTATATCATTTTTAGCATCAACACCGGCCTTCGGATTTCGGATATAATGAAATTGAAACATTCTGACATTTCGGATGACAAACTTTTCCTCAAAGAGAAGAAAACAAAAAAAGCCAGGGAAATTTTTCTGAATAAAGTGGTGAAGAGTTCTTACGAAAGTATGTTGGCAACATTGGATTTTAAAAATGTCAATATTGACGAAAATTACATTTTCATTTCTCAAAAAGGCACAACGTTTCGGACTCAATCAATAAATGTCATTCTGAAAACTTTGTTCAACACAAAAAGATTGCAGATTTCATCGCATTCACTCAGAAAAGCATTTGCCCGGAAAGTATATGAAAACATGAACGAAAGCGAAAATGCGCTTGTGCTTTTGTCCGATATTTTTAATCATAGCAACATTGCCATCACAAGAAGATATCTAGGGATCCGTCAGGAAACAATTGACAATATCTATTTAACTCTGGAATGA
- a CDS encoding N-6 DNA methylase, with product MKRFQKVERENRKNRGEVFTPPLLAEEMINTIPELNIDDKILDPCSGATCVFPIMMMFRYVKQFGREHLSTYINECIYMCEINPLAADYSEVILMRYVRMLQDTDVENVKQHYIDNYQTIINDYYEFCDFSEVGV from the coding sequence ATGAAAAGATTTCAAAAAGTCGAACGGGAAAATCGTAAAAACAGAGGTGAGGTGTTTACTCCACCTCTGTTAGCTGAAGAAATGATAAACACAATACCAGAATTAAACATCGATGATAAAATTCTTGATCCATGCTCTGGTGCCACGTGTGTCTTTCCTATAATGATGATGTTTAGATATGTCAAACAATTTGGTAGAGAACATCTTTCAACCTATATCAATGAATGTATTTATATGTGTGAAATCAATCCATTAGCGGCTGATTATAGCGAAGTTATTTTAATGAGATATGTTCGGATGTTACAAGATACTGATGTAGAAAATGTAAAACAACACTACATTGATAATTACCAAACTATTATCAATGATTATTATGAGTTTTGCGATTTTAGTGAAGTAGGTGTATGA